The sequence below is a genomic window from Ipomoea triloba cultivar NCNSP0323 chromosome 10, ASM357664v1.
ACCTCCCGGGCTTCATCTTCTTCGGCGGGTGTGGGCAGCTTTGCAGGACGGCCAATTCTCCGCCGGAAAGACGTTTTCCGTTCACACAAACAACACTGGAAGGGAGTTGATTAGCTTTACATGATATCTCCGACGCCATAATCAACTTAACTTCCTGATCGGAGATCAAGCTCTTAAGCGCCCCAGAACTACTACACTTCCCCAGTGAATCACGCATGGTTTCATTGATTCGACAGCCAATACAATCGATGCATTTTCTCCCTTCCGGCATTGAACCCATCGCTCCCAGCACGCAGATTTTGCAGTACTTTGCGCAGCAAACTATGCAGGCTTCCTTTTTCATGAACATGTTCCTCGTACCACATCGAAAACACTTGTTTGATTCGGTTAAGACTGCTGGCTTTTCTGGGaaagtttcttcttctttttctttttcttcatcgTCGCTGTCTGTAGGGGAATTTACAAGGGGTTTGTTTTCTTGGAACATACTGTCGTCAACGAATTCTTGGATTCTCAAAACCTCTGCGAGATTTTCTGCGATTGTTGAACCCATAATGCTCTCGACCCACTTCTGCAAATCACTTCTTTTTTGCTCACTACTACTTGAACTTAATTGGGCAGTGGAATTTGCAGGATCTATAGAGCTTGCAGTCTTACAAATAcatgtatataaaaatgaagACTTTGACTCTGTGGGAGGACTTGGAATTAACCCCATTTTTGGGGTGACAAGTAAACTCGCGACCAAATAACTTCACAATAGACTCGATTAAAAAGGCCTTAGCAAGAAACCTTTGCATATAagaattatattcaatttactTGGTCATTTCTTTCGTGACAAATGACCTATTTTTCTAACCCGGTTTACTAGAGTTTAATTTCCTATAAATTCTTGTTTAGAAAGTAATATGAGAgataaccagcttggttggcatGAGTGGCCGTGTACTCTTATCTCTCAAGAGAGGTTAGAAATTTGAACTCccttttatatgaaaaaattaatttaatcagcACTTTACTCCTTAATTGGACCGACCATTACGAACGGGGATTAGTATGAGaatgttatgaatttaaatGTGTTTCCTACGATTAGGGCTTGTAGGAACTCCGTGGCTCGACCAAAAAAGTAATATGAGAGCCCAAATTGGGGTTCATGAAAGTTTGAATTTGTCTCACTAATTGGTCATATTGCTGAAAGTTATGGGTTGATTGTGcaaaatttgatttaataaatatttggtATACTTGATGGGGTAATTGAAAGGgatattgtgtatatatagttgTTGGGCCGGGCCGGGTGGCTGCATCCATGCATGGTGAAATTGGGGTGGGTTGTTGTGGGTCATCATAGTTGACAAAAGGGCCGGGGCAAAGCCCGGTAACCCTATAAATGCAAAGAGCATGGCCCAAAACTAGAAATATATACACCGACCAACATCTCTTTcacggcaaattatgccgtggacccaggtccaccttgcaaggtggacctgggtccaaaactacgtcgttttgtctttttttttttttttttttaaaaaaaaaaaattagtaaacacatTGCTGAATTatagttgtccaaaaatgtgtgaatgtagaggtttcaaagtgtgaatgtagagtatagaaatcgtgaatgtagacttatgattgtgtgaatgtagagttgcctagaaatgtgtgaatgtaaaggtttcaaagtgtgaatgtagagtatagaaatcgtgaatgtagagttatgcatgtgtgaatctgtaatagagttaagaagttctagcaacttgtagccttgtaatgtgtgaatgtggagttcttaaGTTGTTAATATAGAGTacaggacctgtgaatatagagttttgaatgtatgaatgcataacagtggtaatatagttactaaacatataatcctgtaatgtgtgaatgtagagtttacaaagtgtaaAAGTACAgtgtagtgtatgtgaatgtagagtataatgtatgtgaatgtagacccaggtccaccttgcaaggtggacctgggtccacggcataacaatcccTCTTTCACTTCTTGCCAAATGGCAATCTTTGAGCCTCCAACATTGCATTCATATATACGATGTTTTGACTTCAACTAGGTTTGGCACAGCAGCTTACCTGTGAAGACCGAACGTGAGATTGAATAAGAAAATGATATCACATAATTACATTGCTTTCCTCTTTTCCTtcctttaatttacaaaaaagttCAAGTTGCATGGATACTTAAGGATATTTTTCTAtgatattttcttaattattagaTAAATAAGTGCATTGATTCTTCTTTTATAGACTATAGTATCCcataaaatattgtaaatgaTAGGAGCAAAAGTACATTAAGGAGTTGATTGGGTTATTAACACGAAGTATAGTTAGTTTGGTTAATAGATTGGGTGTGTTAACtaattagaaaaaatatttatttaataaaaaaaagtgtctAAATCAAGCGTCACCGGTTGGACATTAACTACACATGAATTTAGCATTATCActacattaaaaaatatgacTGGCGGGTACAAAATGCATAATTTTATTTCCTCCACATTTTGAATCCACACTAGGCAACCGGATAGCCTCTTGGACTCCACCTATCGAAAAGGAATAAAGGAGGATGAAACTATGGATATGTTTATTGGTCGAGCATATCCTTGTACCATAAGGTCATCAGTTCAATTTTTTGCTATCACCCTCTTCAGCCTGTCTCACAAGTTATTCAAGAATAGGTTCACCCAAGGCAGACCCACGCACCCTAAGGTTGTGATGGCAGATTTAACTCGCTatccaaacaaagaaaaaaacaatgaaaatttgagaaaatgaaaaaaaaaaaaaagaagagagaattgAAATAagatattataattacaaaatctCTCTTACAAACAATCCACCCAACATTGATTTAAATTTTCATGCATTATACATAAACGGCTAATATTTGACTGGTTGATTAGTTTTTACCGTTACTAACAACCAGCAGTAGTTACAAACCCAAAACAACCGAAAATAACTGTTATGTTGGGTTTTACAGTTATTTTTCAGGCGATTAAAACCAAAACCTCCCAATGCAAAAActcacatacatacataaactTTCTAATAATCCGGTGCGTGTTCCGGCACCCTCCAAATCTTCACCGACTTGTCTAGACTCCCACTGTACACTCTCCACCGTCGATCACCTTTTTTCAACGGCTGATCATCATCGTAGCTGTAATCACCGTCGCCGCCGTGATCCTCTTCAACGGCCAAGCATTTCACGGGGCCGCTATGACCCGTCAGCACCGAGACGCACGTGTGGACCCCACCATCGTCTCTCCTCCAGACGCAGATACTCTTGTCCGCCGATCCGCTCAGCACTAGGTTCCCGGCGGCGGCGAGGCAGAGCACGGCGAGTTTGTGGCCCCGGAGAACCCCTCCGAACACCATCACGCCCTTCTCCAGCTCCCAGAAATTCACCAGCCCGTCGGACGACCCGCCGTAGACGGTCAACGCCCGGGCATTGACCGCCAGTGACGTCACCGCATTGTCCTGCTTCAATAAAACGTCTACCAGCACGTGCTTTGTAGTCGGGCCGGACGGGCCCGTCATTTCCCGCCTCCACGCTTTCACGGTCCCGTCGGCCGAGCCCGTGAAGACCAGCCCGTCGAACCCGACCGCCACCGCGTTTATCGCGTCGTCGTGGGCCATGATAGATTCAACGCATTTGGAATCGGATAATCTCCAGACCTTCAACGTTTTATCCCAAGAACCGGAGTACAGTAAACCCCGTTCCTCATCCAAGCTCATGCACGAAACGGCGTCGTAATGCTTCAGCCATGGAACGTTCTTTTTTGGCCGAACTTCCACGTAAGCTTTCGGGTTAATGGCGGTTTTGAAGTAATCTTTCGTGGTGGGTAAACTCCCATGCCGCTTATACGCTTTCTTCTCATCTCCCAAGAATTTCCAGATTCTTATCTTGCCGTCTTGGTGGCCGGTGAAAATCTTATCACCGAACACAACAATGGCTTTAACCAGCCCGCTGCTCGACTTAAACCCCGCGTATTCCTTCGAGTTTTTCCAAACCCGAATATTCTTGCTATCCGACCCGGTGTATAAAAGCTCGCCCGCAG
It includes:
- the LOC116031341 gene encoding protein JINGUBANG, yielding MAKRKNKGLTLLLSERSMHSGGHVRSRSCALPHFHHFDFPAGNKDDSSSPSSGNNSLTSSPSRSFNNSNGNFSGGSPNSDEFSPGGNFSVGSPYVRSPWVHHRRVRSPRDETNENLTNSRKTRNGLIGSLVREEGHVYSLAAAGELLYTGSDSKNIRVWKNSKEYAGFKSSSGLVKAIVVFGDKIFTGHQDGKIRIWKFLGDEKKAYKRHGSLPTTKDYFKTAINPKAYVEVRPKKNVPWLKHYDAVSCMSLDEERGLLYSGSWDKTLKVWRLSDSKCVESIMAHDDAINAVAVGFDGLVFTGSADGTVKAWRREMTGPSGPTTKHVLVDVLLKQDNAVTSLAVNARALTVYGGSSDGLVNFWELEKGVMVFGGVLRGHKLAVLCLAAAGNLVLSGSADKSICVWRRDDGGVHTCVSVLTGHSGPVKCLAVEEDHGGDGDYSYDDDQPLKKGDRRWRVYSGSLDKSVKIWRVPEHAPDY
- the LOC116031375 gene encoding extra-large guanine nucleotide-binding protein 1-like; translation: MGSTIAENLAEVLRIQEFVDDSMFQENKPLVNSPTDSDDEEKEKEEETFPEKPAVLTESNKCFRCGTRNMFMKKEACIVCCAKYCKICVLGAMGSMPEGRKCIDCIGCRINETMRDSLGKCSSSGALKSLISDQEVKLIMASEISCKANQLPSSVVCVNGKRLSGGELAVLQSCPHPPKKMKPGRYWYDKVSGFWGKEGRKPCQIISPQLTVGDTIKRDASNGNTDVFINNREITKSELFMLKVIGIHCEWSIHFWLSADGAYQQEGMNNVMGKLWEKAGVKLVCTALSLPTPPPPN